TTCCTATGATATTGCCTGAATTCTCGTAAATGCGGCCATTGGGGCTAATTGTTCCTATGATGTTGCCTGAATTCTCGTAAATGCGGCCATTGGGGCTAATTGTTCCTATGATATTGCCTGAATTCTCGTAAATGCGGCCATTGGGGCTAATTGTTCCTATGATGTTGCCTGAATTCCCGTAAATGCGGCCATTGGGACTGATTGTTCTTATGATGTTGCCTGAATTCCCGTAAATGCGGCCATTGGGGCTGATTGTT
The sequence above is drawn from the Formicincola oecophyllae genome and encodes:
- a CDS encoding 5-fold beta-flower protein: MNLQKPYPFKKLALACFAALSFTALTLPPTAWAQECGAVIYENSGNIIGTISPNGRIYGNSGNIIRTISPNGRIYGNSGNIIGTISPNGRIYENSGNIIGTISPNGRIYENSGNIIGTISPNGRIYENSGNIIGTISPNGPHSLLTNADKMAAIMFFQKQLWPSLNMKL